CCGCAAGCCCATTAGCATGACTGTTGATAGAATATTCGGCCAGCAGAACAATAACTTTTATAAAATCAGATGCCGTCATACCAAAAGTCTCTCTATCAAGACATCCATTTAAAAGCAAGATCTTGCGTTTGCATTCATTTTGTAGAATGGCTTTACCGATCCCTTTTAAGATTATAATTGGAACAATGCTTGTCATCAAAGAACCAATAGAATAGATCAATGCATCTGTGTTGGCAACTGTAGATGCTACTTTCCCATGGGCAGTTGGGCATATCTCTTCGCCATAGGGCGATACGTAGAATATTCGTTTGATTGGGGATAACAACGGCTCAATATTGTCCAGCTTTGAAAAATGTAGCtgtgattttttcaattcggGATGGGTGTACTGTGGCACATTCCCTGCTTCCTCTTCATCACTATCTGAACCAGAAGAAACAAATGATCCAATGCTCGATCTCTTGCTTAATTCGACTTCATTGATTGGAACATTCAAATGTAATTTTTCTGTGATGGGTAAATGTGCATGATCAAAATAATCACTTTTATGGGATATCTCTGAAGGAGTAGGTGGTCTTGTTTTATGTATTGGAGGTGGATACTTTTCGTGATTATCTGAAGGGTGGGAAATTTGTGATTGACCAGTTATAATAAGCCCATTCTCTAATATGGCACTAATATGATATGTGAAATTTGTATTAATACATGGTAGAACTTCAATCGATGGATCAATATCAGtcaatttacaaaataattcaattgcaGAATCCAATGACCCAATAAATAATCGGGCGCCAgttaaaaacaaattgcCCACATTGGCCATCTCATACCgaaattgtttatttttgtttgatattTGGTGTCTTGAtcttttcaacaattccaCATGTaaatgaacaaaaaatGCTCGAAATATCTCTTTagttgaagaattaatgCCAATCCACAATTCATGGGTTCCTTCTACGATTTCATTCCATTGCTGCTTGGCAATTTTGGCGTCTGATGACAATCGAAAACTTAACAATTTGCGTAGTGACTCTTGATGTGAAGGTATCAATCTTGTTAATCTCGATCTTATATCCCGGATGGCAGGTCCTCCAATAATACGAATAATCTCTGAAGTTGAACCACCATTATCCAGAATTGGCAATATATATGatatgttgttgttaggAGATAATCTCTTGAATAAAGGAACTAATTGATTAGTTGCTGTTCCTCCAGATAAAATGGTGATTTTACTTGGCATGTAAAGTTAATTAGTTGATTGTTTAGTTTGTTTAATGCTGGGATTATATAATGGTGCTTGTAACGTTTTTTGGGacaaacaaaagaagaaatcgTATCTAAAGTGTTTTGCGGGTTCCAAAAACATGACGTGTTACTTTTGTTACAAATGTTTACCTCACACGATATAGTTTGCCCacccaccaccaacaatcAGAATCTACACACATCAAATGGCATTACATGACGATTCAACAGTTGGAGCAGAATGTCTTGCAAAAAAAGGCTGTCTGTCAAACTTTTGGATATTTCCATCCTCAAGTCTTGTGCCTTGAGAGTCTCTTCCACTGCAAGTTTGGGGTAACAAATACCAAGCAATCCTAAACATGGTATTGTAAAAGTTTGTAGAGCAAGCTAAAGTGAAAGAATATGTACTCACGCTGCTATGTAATTGAATCGATAATACTACTAACACTCTTTACCTGGATCAAGAGAATGGCCCATAATTTGTCTAATTGGTGTTGTGTGCCTGCACATTGTCTAatctccaccaccacagTAAATTTGGGGACGCGAGTAAACTTAAGCACGGCCAAACTATAAAAACTTTTCAACAAAGTCGTGTATTATGCACAATCCATCTTGcactgaaaaaaaaaaaatttatagggtgaaaaatattttcaattaactCCCCTTCCTTCtacttctttttccttttttttaagtttttgaaaatacaAACAAGCAATTATCTACAATGGCTGATCAAgaagttttagttttaagAGGTACTTTAGAAGGACACAACGGTTGGGTTACTTCCCTTGCCACCACTCCAGCTCACCCAgacttattattatctggTTCAAGAGATAAAACTTTGATCAAATGGAAATTGACCGGTGGTGAAGACAACCAATACGGTATTCCAAAGAAATCATTCAAAGGTCACTCCCACATTGTTCAAGATGTTACCATTTCCGCTGATGGTGCTTACGCTTTATCTGCTTCTTGGGACAGAACTTTAAGATTATGGGATTTGGAAACCGGTGAAACCACCCAAAGATTCGTCGGTCACAAAGGTGATGTTTTGTCTGTCTCCATTGCTAAAAACTTGAGACAAATTGTTTCTGCTTCTAGAGACAAGACCGTCAAAGTTTGGAACACCATTGGTGAATGTATGGCCACTTTAACTGGTCACAACGATTGGGTTTCTGCTGTCAGAATCTCCCCATCTGACCAATCATCAACTGTTATCTCTGCTTCTTGGGATAAAACTGTTAAGGTATGTTATTGATTATCATTTCTGTTTTCgttttcattgttgtttattattgtgatgattttctttttatatttgCTACTTCAGACGTTGCTTGCCAGCTTCGAATGAgacatatttttttatcacCAAGATCTCTGATATCCAAATAATgcaacaatgaaaaaaatagaagaaTGGAAAGGGATTCCTTTcctagttttttttttttttggaagcTGTTTTACTAACTAATTTCAACTAATTTAGTCATGGGACTTAGCTGACTACTCTGTCAACGCTGACTTCATTGGTCACACCGGTTACATTTCATGTATCACTTTATCTCCAGATGGTTCATTATGTGCCTCTGCTGGTAAAGATGGTGTCATCATCTTGTGGGATTTGAACAAAAACAGAACTTTGTACACTTTGGAAGCCAAGGCTGAAGTTCACGCTTTAGCTTTCTCTCCAAACAGATACTGGTTAGCTGCTGCTACCACTTCTGGTATCAAGATCTTCAAATTACAAGAAAGATCTTTATTGGATGAATTGAAACCAGAATTTGCTGTTGGTGCTACCGCTAAAGACCCAGAAGCTATTTCTTTGGCTTGGTCTGCTGATGGTCAAAACTTGTTTGCTGGTTACACTGATAATGTTATCAGAGTCTGGCAAGTTATGACTCCATCTGCttaaatttaattctaAATTTAACATACaacaagattttttttttttttgtatagattttgtttttgggaaggatttattaatgttaATATTACAATGTATATAAATGTATTTACGTAAACATTCTACTATACTTTTGTGTGATTTTTAATGTGAATCTGTTTATTCAAATAAGTAGACTTTCCCACTGGCACTTCCTCCAACAGCCCAATTCTGACTAGGATGAAGAGTACAAACTGCAGGAACGGCACCAACCTGTTCGTTCAAATGAGCCAATATCTGTCCATCTTGATTATAAATGTCTAATCCACGATTCATGTTggcaataataaatttttgaacTCCATCAGCTGGATTTGTTTGCCAATgtgattttaaaattgaaacccAACGACCAGTTTGACAATTGTGTTTTATTTTAGTAAATGGTGTTAAATTGTTGGGTAATAATTCCAGCATCAGCTCCCCTGAATTTTTGGAACTTGTTGTAGTATTCTTGTGATGTTGTGGTGTGGTCGAAGGAACAAAATCGGATTTCCATTCAGTTATCACTGGAAGTTCATTATGGATTTTTCCCCCACTATAATCAAACAAGCAGATATTATCATCATATCCATTACATACAAGTCGATTCTCTTGGTTCCAGTCGACGCATGAAACTGATAGTCTTGAATTGTAATTTCCGTACATATGAGGGGATTTCTGATTCTCAAACTCGGAATATACAGATTTGTTAACATTTCTTAAATCCCATATTCTTAATGTACGATCTAAAGATGCTGTTGCGATTTGGTAATTTGTGTTTGGATTAACGGCAAATCCACCTATTTTCTTATCGTGTAAACGAAGCAAATCCTTAGCTGCTaaatgatgacgatgatgagAATTGAAAGGAGCTCTGGTATCATGCTGGTAAAACTCACCATCAAGGGTAGTCATGAATATTACTGACGAATCTTGACATTGATTGATATCAGATATCCCTAAGGCAATATCTTCTCTTGTACCGGGTTCAttcaaatatatcaattcaGTGCTGCTTAGTTTGTTCAAATCTAAAACTCGAATACTTCCATCATAGGAACTGGTGTAAATCTTTTCTGGAGAAAACGTTAGGGTCATTATTTTCGAAACATTTCTACCATGAAGTTGTAAGATAGAAATAGATGGttcctcatcatcatcagttTTCCCATTATTTTGTTCATCAACTAACCAGATACCAACATTTCCGGTAGtatcaccaccaacaacGATTCTATTGGTGGTTGATGGATGGAAGAACATTGAGGTGATACGATTGTGGCATATTTTAATATCCAAGGGATCAAAGCGAGGAT
This sequence is a window from Candida dubliniensis CD36 chromosome 7, complete sequence. Protein-coding genes within it:
- a CDS encoding WD repeat protein (G-beta like protein) involved in translation regulation, putative (Similar to S. cerevisiae ASC1;~spliced gene), translating into MADQEVLVLRGTLEGHNGWVTSLATTPAHPDLLLSGSRDKTLIKWKLTGGEDNQYGIPKKSFKGHSHIVQDVTISADGAYALSASWDRTLRLWDLETGETTQRFVGHKGDVLSVSIAKNLRQIVSASRDKTVKVWNTIGECMATLTGHNDWVSAVRISPSDQSSTVISASWDKTVKSWDLADYSVNADFIGHTGYISCITLSPDGSLCASAGKDGVIILWDLNKNRTLYTLEAKAEVHALAFSPNRYWLAAATTSGIKIFKLQERSLLDELKPEFAVGATAKDPEAISLAWSADGQNLFAGYTDNVIRVWQVMTPSA